The nucleotide window GGCGAGAGGGATTCTTCGTCCTCGGAGCGCAAACAGTGACCTTGGCTGTTGCATTTGCAGACGCTGTGCGCATTCCGCGGAGTCCCCTTTCCTTCTTTCTTGTGCTTGACGCGCCGGTTCTGGAACCAAATCTTCACCTGCTTCTCAGACAGGTTCAGGTAGGTTGCGATTTCAATCCTGCGAAGCCTCGACAGGTACATGTTAGAGGCGAACTCCCTCTCGAGCTCCAAGAGTTGGGTACTTGTGAAGGCTGTTCTCATCCGCTTGCCGTTTTGTAGATGACTGTTATTTTCAGGGCCTGTGGACACGTAACGAGACTACATTACAAAACGCGGTGGAAAATTAAAACAAACTGGTGCTATCTCGCCACCGGTTGGACAACTATAATATCCCGCCAAAGTAGGTATCTGAAAATCTCTCTCCCTATCCAGGAAATGTCTACAAGTTACAGGCAGTTTTAAACGTCTCACTCTTAAATATCAGCTGCACCTGGAATTACACATATTAacccacaaagtgccggagtaactcggcgcgtcaggcagcatctctggaggacatggatgggcgatGCCTCGCGTCGGGACCCTTTTTTGTTTCTTTGTAAACTAACGTCTGCAGGACGTTGTGTCTCCATTTATATTAACCCCATCTTTTAAGCATAACATCGTTTAACATTTTAAGATTAGTTTCACATTTATACATGAATGATATACATTTTGAAGCGGGTGTCGATTAGTAAGCATGATTAGACTAATAATTAGTCTAAACATGCTGTGTTATCTTCGTGCCAAAGCAGAAATACCCCTTCAAAAACAATATCCCACTTCCAAGTATTGGCTGTTCATGTACAACTCTGAGAGTTACATTTGCGCATAAGGCATCGCTACTCTCCCAATCAATTATCTGGCTAAACGGTGCAACCTGTCTTCAGGTATCTAATACAGTAAAGTTCCTTTTCCAAACTTACCTACGGAAAGACAGTGATATCTTCTTGGGTCTGCTACGCTGTAGGTAGGTGTGCAAACAGGTGGATGTCCGAGCCCGGGGTTTGACTGTTGGTTAATTCGTTGACAGTATTGAGGATCTCCATTTGGGAACTGGCTTTTCAGGAGTGGGATCCCACTCCGAGATGAGTGAATATGGGTTGTGACACAGAGGGGACAGACGCAGAAAGTACCGGTCTTTCTAGACGGACAGACGGGACCAGAAACGGACATCATTGTTGGTGAATGAACGCTAATGGGAATTAGAAAGTCTTGGCCGTGGTCATTCAAGACAGGAGCAGGTCTCACTGAAGAGTCTTTGATGATCAGGGAATCAACATAAAACGATCGAGACATTGCGTATTCTTCTTGGTTCTTTCTGACTTTGCCTGAATCTGGGTTCAGTAAACACTGCGCCGGGAGAGAGTCGAGAAGGTGCTTATGTTTGGAAGCTACACAAAAGGGTCTCAGGCGATGGTTGGTCTGAACGTCACCCACGTGTGCGCCTTTTCCAAAGCTCCTTTTTTAATGCTGCCAGTGAACTATTAACACGTGATTATGAAGCGAGGCGGAGATCAACATTTCCCCATTTGTCAGGCAACCCCTTGAGACACGCTATCAAAGTCTGacaaaacaagaaacaaaaaacTTTTTAAGTGAGTGTTTTGTAATTTTCTTCAGCGCGGAAAAGGAAAGCTCCACAGCTGACTTAAGGCGGATACACCGCAAGTTAACCAGCTGCCGTTAACATCGTCATTGTCATGAGATTTAAAATCACTTTCAATTGATTCGCCGAGTAATGGAATGGTTTAACTAGTGACACTTTCTGGGCCTTTGTAAGTGTGTTGTTGCATGTGCAGATGTCTAAAgtgtaacattaaaaaaacactccATTATACATTTACTTCAATGTTCTGGACTTTGTCaacaattttaaaatgttatgtCAGTCTGCAAACCTAATATATTAGTACatacatttatttaattttcaaaCATGGGTTCCATTTATGAAATATTATGATTCCATCAATTGGCCAATCTGGATTAAAAACTGAGCAATTCTTACTTTAATGAAGCTTTAAAAAGTATTTGGCTATGAATGTAGCGCCTCAACGGTGCAACATACATTTCAATATTTGCAACGTATAACCAACCTGTCTGGTCTACTTTTGTTGAAAGACAAAGCGCAGCATCAAAGATCTATAATGTGTGACTGGATTGAGAAATAGACCATTGGGTCAGTTTGAAGTGATTTTAAATCTCGTGACAAAAGGTGAAGGGTCCAATCGGTGGATCCACGAGTTTTACGCACTGTGCTGCGTTTATATTGTTTTAATTACACGTCTGTGTTATTTGTAATCGATGGACGCAGCTCATCTTATTTGTTTGATCTATTCAGAGATTGGGTCAGCTTTGAAAACAAAAagaattagaaacataaaaaataaatcaagggcatttattttaaatgcagcCGAACAAAGGAATGGTTCATTAATTTATGATAGGATTACCACAGGCGTTATGTCCCCCATCATAAGCAATGACAGAATCGCACTTTCTAAGAATTGGGTTTAGCACGATGCCGAAAACTGATTCTCGACGTGGCATAGTTCAAAAACGTACACGATTTTCTTATTCGaatataaaacatatttaaaGGGTATCACTTAATGTGAACATGTGCGTCGCGAATGAAACGCAGTACTTATTACCATTGGTAATACTTATTAAATTACTTATTAAATGAATTGACGCAGTACTTATTACCATTGGACAAATAGAATATGCAATGCTGAGAAATTATTTGACTTCTGAGAAAATTGTTATTTTAAGGAAACATACCAGTTGTGAAACCATTAAACTGCACAATTGGAGAGTGACAAACTGAACTGTCTTTTTAAGTGACGATGGAATCCACGCTGAAATATCTCATCAGCAAGATGCCAATGCCGCCTATTAGCTAGACTATCGCGATTATAATTATTAATAAATAGCAACAAACCCGAGAACTATTCTTAGAATTTAACAGTTACcctcttgtctctgcctggcgATAATCTTTGTTAAAAGACGCAATACGGTTCCGTAGGCAGGCACGTACTcgaaataaatgtaattaaacaGCAACATTTCAATATTTTAGATTGAGAACACACATTCAACGGGAAGATAGGACATGCCCGTCAATCTAACATTCATCTTCAATCGTCTCATTACAATTAACGTTAACATTTacaaatattataaatatattattGATTCTAAGTTTCGAACTGCAAGACCAGGTGCTGTGAACACTATCATTTGTGGCCGACAATTCACTATTTCATGAATTTAGCAAAATGACTGATGATTGTGCTATTTGTTTGCGATTATTATTCAATTAATAAGTATTTATTGGGCACTGGATTAGTGCATATTAACAGACAGCTAACAACCTCAGCAATGCGTTAATCCTAGATCTTGTGACAATAATTAGTGATTTTTTTCTCCGCCAGGGTCCTGGTGGGTCAAGTTAGGGCTTTACAGGGCTTAAAAGAAAATACCTCCAACACGAATTTCTGCAAATTGCAAAAACAAGAAAAGCAAATGATCGGAAAATCAAAACCTTCGCAACGTTTTCGGATAAATCAGTAACAATTTCAGCCCTTTGGCAGATTTCCAGTTCGCTGTTCCATAATATTAACTTTAGATTCCCTTCATTGGAATGGGTGTGGTAGTCTTTCTACTCGGGGCCCGAAGTGCAACCACAGAGTTGCGTAATGAGAGTAAAATACAAATGAAAGAGAAGAACGAATATCCATGAGGTTAACGTTcaaggtctgtagaagggtttcggcccgaaacgttgtctatttccttcgctccatagatgctgctgcacccgctgagtttctccagcatttttgtgtactatccATGAAGTTAACATTGACTGGAACACGTTCAAGGAAACCATTTCCCTTCTGGACAACAATGCTACTTTGACCTGTGTTATTAAGTTAAATGATTCATGTGATCATTTATAGGCATGAAAGAAAAATCGGATCATAAGAATGACATTGAACAGTAATAACAAATGGCGGCTTATTAAATGATTCACATGATCATTTAATACAGCCGCcatttactattattattattccatatCATTCTTGTCATCCAATGTTTATTTCAAGCCTCTCACCTTCTTGAGACAGGATGCATATGCTTTCTGGTCAGTTTGGACACCACTAAGTACAGTATTGCTCAGCACTTCAGCAGATAAAGATAACATCAGGGCTGATTTGTTCCATCCACTGTTGTCAACATCAAAACAAAAACCATAAGAAACAATAAAAAAATGAAAGCGACATAGGTTAGAGTGGCCCAGACATCGTCTCCTTAAACAAGAACTTTATATTCAATTTCACATTTCATGTATGTGAACGCACAAGTACTTTACCATTGCAACGCGATAAGCATTTtaaatgacttttttttaaataacattcgGGTTCTGCTCATATGGCAAGATTTCCACACGGGGAATGGTCAATGAGAGGATGTTTGTACAATTATGTGGTCACCAAAGATCATCTGTGTTATAAAACTCGAACCAAGATAGTTTCGCAGTGAGTTAGCTGAACAGAGGTCAGGCAGCCGCAATCACATCACCAGACAGCTTTGTAATTGTACTAATAAAGCGAGTGAACGATATTACAGAAGCAGGGAGCTAGAACAAAAAGCCGATGATTACAgtgaaataaaatgaaagaagGTCTAAGCCAGGCGGAATGATGCAAGGCGCGCGCCCACATCGCATGGCCATCGTTACAGTATTATTTTCTATAATTATAACCaataaaatgtcattgttcatGAAGTAATCCTGGGAATGAGAGTGGTTATGAGCCTATAATGAGGTCAAATTGTTTCGACTAGCCGAGACACGTGTAAGGATTTAAGAGGTATTAAGCGGCTGGGTACAGAGCGCCGACTGTTACCTGAACA belongs to Leucoraja erinacea ecotype New England chromosome 1, Leri_hhj_1, whole genome shotgun sequence and includes:
- the gsx2 gene encoding GS homeobox 2; translation: MSRSFYVDSLIIKDSSVRPAPVLNDHGQDFLIPISVHSPTMMSVSGPVCPSRKTGTFCVCPLCVTTHIHSSRSGIPLLKSQFPNGDPQYCQRINQQSNPGLGHPPVCTPTYSVADPRRYHCLSVGPENNSHLQNGKRMRTAFTSTQLLELEREFASNMYLSRLRRIEIATYLNLSEKQVKIWFQNRRVKHKKEGKGTPRNAHSVCKCNSQGHCLRSEDEESLSPISSGKEDKDMSPA